The nucleotide sequence TGGAATCCAGATATTCCTTCAGCTTCTCGGCAAGTTCCTTGTCAATATTACGTTTACCACTGACTAACAAAGCATCCGCAGAAACTCGGTTGTTCTTGGAATATACAAACCGTCTTAAGAAAGCGATGTCTTCCGCAAGGTCACCCAATACGATGATGGTATTGGCCTGAACGCGCGGGTCCGCATGTTCTAGACAAGAGCTTAGAACTTCCAGCAGGGATTCTTTCACCAGATAAGAAGGCACGAAGTTCGATGCTAGCGAGATAGCGGCAGAAAGAACTTTGTCGTTAGCTTTCCCGGTTTTGTTGGCGTTTTGAATGGTTCGCAGGAAGCTTGTGAAGGCTTCGGCCTGCATATCCCCGCTCATTCGCACCTTGTAGGTTTTCAAGATACCAAAGGCCGTGAAGAAAGACTGATCTTTTCCAGATTCAATTTCAGCACTTAAAAATTCATATGCGGCGCACAGGTCTTCATCACTGCGGAAGTAAGTCAGAAGGCTCACGTCTTTCTGCAAAGCTTCAGTCACCGTGGTGAAGTTTTTTGCGCGGAACAAAGTCGAAGGCTTGGAGAAGCCTTTCAGCAAGGTTTCTTTGGTGTCAGAGACGGTGCAAAGACCCTCCACCGAATCGGCGGCTTCCGCATAGAATGTGACCGAACTTGAAGCTTTGTCATCCACCTGGCTTAGAAGACGTGCGGATTCAATTAGCGGCAGACCGCTCAGGGCAAAGCCAGAATCCTGATTCACAAAACGAATCTTACCCAGAACAAAACTGCCTTTCACTTTGAAATAGTGATCGGCCCCTTCGGGAAGGCTCGCCTCAATCTGCTGAGCGGCTTCAAAGACACTGCGCAGGCACGCCAGCGCCAGGGCTTGGGAATTCTGTTTGTCTTCTTTGATATGAAAAACGATTTCATCCCCCACGTACTGATAGATCAAACCGTTATAGCGTTCGATCAGTTCGCGGGCTTTGATGAAGTAGGTGTTCATGATCTCGGTGACGTATTCGTCCTTCTTATCCAGGAAGATCTGCGTGTATCCGTTCAGATCCACGCGGATCATGGTGCTTTGGAAAGCATAGGGAGCTTTCTGGCCGGACTTCATTTCGTGCAGGATCGCCGGGGTCAGGGAATCTGAGTAGTAGCGATTCTCGTACTCCAAGTACTTTTTGGTGCTTTCATAGCTTTGGGTGGCCGTGAGAAGTGTTTGACCCTCTTTGGAAAGTGACTTGAGGTTTGCAAGCTTCGATCGGTCGCGGTTTGCCAGAATCTGGGTCAGGTTGATGATGTCTTTTAAGAACAGGTAGACGACTAAGCCAACCATCAAGGTCACAATGATAAGTTCTTGCAGGATCATGCCCTTCATTAACCAGATGTTTTGTTTCATGATTTCGGTGCGGTCCTGAAAGACGCCGGTCGTAAACCGATAGTCCATCAATTTGACTGTGCGGAATGCCAGGAGGTCATTTTGTAGAAGCTGATTAAAGACCTGATAGTCAACGTTGATTCCCTCAAGATTATTGAAGTTGTTATACCAGGTCACTACTTCAGTGCCGTTCTGAAGGATGTAGAAGTCAATCAGATGAATCTTGCGGGCGTTCTCTAGTCGATCTTTCAGCAATGCGAAATTTTCAGTAATCACCAATGGAGTGAAGGACTCCTGTACGAATTGCATTTGGCTTTGTCGGCGCAAGATTTCTTTTTCTGTCAGATCACGAACGTTGAAGTAAAACTGAATGGAGCTTGAAATAATATAGGCCAGCCAGAAGACACCGACAATCAAAAGGACCACAGATTTGCTGCGTTTATTTTTGGCGGACAAAGCGATCCCCTTGATCCAGGAAAATTACTTCGCCCTTGGAGGCTCCAACGGAGTTTCCATAGAGGTCCAGAACGGTGATTTTCTGTGACTCCAGTTGTTTGCCAAACGCGGGGTCAGACAGTCTCTGTTTTGCTTGTGAATAATTGCTGCGAGAGATGAAGGTGATCACTTCCTCACGAGCTGCTGATGCGGAAGCTCCCTCTCGATTTGCCGATTTATCCAACTTTTTATCAGCTGCCTTTGGGGCTGTGGTGGCCTCAGAAACGGCGGCTGGCCCTCGAGCGGGACCCGGTGCGCCGACATTACTACCGCCGGAAATTGATCCGATGTTTGAGCTTAGGGAGGAGCCTGTAAGACCTCCGCCGGATGAGCCCTCTGAGGCGGAGGCCACCTCGGAGGATCTACCAGCACTTGCAGCTGAAATAGAAGTTTGAGCTGTGGGGGCGGTGTCTGATGCAATGTTTCTGGAGCGAGAATCAGATGCAGGTTCCTTTGTGGTTGGTGCCTGTGATCCGTCAAGAGTGATTTGTTCCACCACTCGCTCATTAGTGCCGACTGAATTTCGTGCACTTGCCGCCAATAAATCTGCTGCCGGATTCTTTGTGGAAGACGTGACTTTATTAACACTTGTGCTAGCGGCCGAACGGGACACCTCGGAGGAAGAGGAATTATTGGAGGCCAAAGATGTGTCACCAGCAACGGCCTGTGTGCTCAGGGCGCCCATCATATTGTTCGCAAGTCTCATAACTCCGTTGCTTTCAGATGCAGATCGTACGAGCGCCTGCTGAGAGCCTGATTCTGTGGCTGGTGGTGGGTTGGAGATGGACTCGGACAGCTGAGGTGCGGAAGGCACCTGAGACTGTGCAACCGTCATTTCAACTGGAATGCTGGCGGCCGTTTTGGTCGCCGCAGTTTGATTTGCGGTCTTTGGTGCTTCATTCGTCTTTTCGGAGGCAATAGTCCGAGTCTGATCTTTTTTTGGTGTAGCCTTGGCTGCGTCGGCTGTGTTGGCAGAACCCTTATCGGCGGCTTTATTGGCAGCGTCGGTGACACTGGCGTCGGTGATCACCTGTTGAACGCTTTTCAAGTTGCCAGGGCTAAGAGAAAGCCTATGTGATGCCTTACCACCACCGCTTTTGCAGAATTTTTCCAGTTCCGATACCTGCTTTTCATCTTTTAGACCGGCTCTGTGCAGTAGCTCGTGCTCAAGCTTGGAAGGGTCGATGAGTTTTCCAAGTTTTCTGATGTCCGAAGTATTTACCTGATCCGGATCCAGGTAAATGATTTTGGAACCCTCTTCAGTGGTCATCAGACTTTTTTGGTCTTTGTGCTTTTCGCATTTAATCAACGAGCTGAACTTGCCGTTACCTAGTTGCAAAGCTTGCAGTTTGTATTTTGCAGCGAGTAAGGCCGCCGGGGCGGTGTCTTTTGAATCGCCGGATGCATTCTTGGCGAAGTTTTCATTGGAAAGGCAGGTTCCAATTTGCCCCGCCCCTCTCAGCGCCGCATTCAACGATTGTTGCAGGCGTGAGCGCGCCTCTTTCGAAAGATTACCGCAGGATTTGTCCAACAACTTTCTATCAATGGATTCTTCGACGATTTTTTCATCCAGCGCCTCAGCGAACTGGGCGATTTTGTTTTTCACCTTGTTGAGTTCGCAATTGGCATCTGGAAGATTCATGAGCTTGGGCTCGCGAACTTGACTTCCTTTTAATCGCCACATACCCATTTCCAGGGCATAAACAATAGACCTAATTTCTTTGGGGTTGGTCTGCACGGCTTCTAACAGCACAGGTTGTCCGTCTTTGAAGTGCACAGCGACTTCCGTGGAGTCTTTTTTGATGTACCAAAGATCCACGCTTCCATCTAAATCGCTATCCAGACGCACGTCTTCGTAATTTTTATAAGAGATCACGAATTGACCCACTCGTTCATCCGGATTGTAGATGATCTCTTCCGGCTTCAAATAGGTCTTACCCGGGGTTTGCGCCCCGGCGAATTGAAGCAGGAAGGTGATTGCGATAAGGATTTTCACGGTCCTTAAATCGGCAGAAATTAGGTAATGGTTTATAGGACTTAATGCCAGCTGGCCCTAAGCCCAGATTTAGGCTCGAGACTTCCCTGCTAACCCCATCCATTTACAATGTTTAAATATGAGACAACTTTTATCTTTGTTGATTTCCGCGCTGGTTCTTTTCTTCTCGTCGGCGACAGTTGCATC is from Bdellovibrio bacteriovorus str. Tiberius and encodes:
- a CDS encoding adenylate cyclase, giving the protein MSAKNKRSKSVVLLIVGVFWLAYIISSSIQFYFNVRDLTEKEILRRQSQMQFVQESFTPLVITENFALLKDRLENARKIHLIDFYILQNGTEVVTWYNNFNNLEGINVDYQVFNQLLQNDLLAFRTVKLMDYRFTTGVFQDRTEIMKQNIWLMKGMILQELIIVTLMVGLVVYLFLKDIINLTQILANRDRSKLANLKSLSKEGQTLLTATQSYESTKKYLEYENRYYSDSLTPAILHEMKSGQKAPYAFQSTMIRVDLNGYTQIFLDKKDEYVTEIMNTYFIKARELIERYNGLIYQYVGDEIVFHIKEDKQNSQALALACLRSVFEAAQQIEASLPEGADHYFKVKGSFVLGKIRFVNQDSGFALSGLPLIESARLLSQVDDKASSSVTFYAEAADSVEGLCTVSDTKETLLKGFSKPSTLFRAKNFTTVTEALQKDVSLLTYFRSDEDLCAAYEFLSAEIESGKDQSFFTAFGILKTYKVRMSGDMQAEAFTSFLRTIQNANKTGKANDKVLSAAISLASNFVPSYLVKESLLEVLSSCLEHADPRVQANTIIVLGDLAEDIAFLRRFVYSKNNRVSADALLVSGKRNIDKELAEKLKEYLDSKNPLFQASGRFVVRSLGEHYKNTDPIFFETNPMLKDLLRKIS